A section of the Branchiostoma lanceolatum isolate klBraLanc5 chromosome 19, klBraLanc5.hap2, whole genome shotgun sequence genome encodes:
- the LOC136425698 gene encoding uncharacterized protein: MATVRRMSQNANAHAVDGSDSEEEDPTQRFLLGKLKDNLNVRRHHRAAHAGLKRRMGFWKMGACRYSSSGSQKYYSGTHWDVDVENTEGLTRKQSGVAVDKQMDREKERRTKEEAAVRLLADYVLTPLRKEIMNVLTESQAEMEKEQEEQKQQACQILSDAQAQLVHKIRGQEVEDECQEERNRRENIMDALMGKKEKMVRTDSFTDLLKSLSETDDKMGDVQDQFMSAFFRMEDDDEQEQEELQDLYKGMRGDMVSEILHASGGIRSQVHTESERKDILFESHNLYNKESVESAVMESRGKVFDTMEGVTEEMARLYAGVQMNLGQKQEKAEFKRKTSHSTTMQELSKRSLKQQVHRAMAQERARRIREAAEMAKRPDPGRIMLRELVGQVQEEMLIKKFHGRKVAYREPERSPYSEEESEQDRMLRNIRLSARRRSCAIAN, encoded by the exons ATGGCTACAGTCAGACGG ATGTCCCAGAATGCCAACGCCCATGCGGTGGACGGTTCCGACTCTGAGGAGGAAGACCCCACGCAGCGTTTCCTGTTGGGGAAACTGAAGGACAATCTGAACGTGCGACGACATCACCGTGCCGCGCACGCCGGGCTCAAACGGAGGATGGGGTTCTGGAAG ATGGGGGCGTGCCGCTACTCATCTAGCGGTAGTCAGAAGTACTACAGCGGCACCCACTGGGACGTTGACGTGGAGAACACAGAAGGCTTGACCCGCAAACAGTCGGGCGTGGCTGTGGATAA GCAGAtggacagagagaaagagagacgaACGAAGGAGGAAGCAGCAGTGCGCCTTCTCGCCGACTACGTCTTGACACCGCTCCGCAAGGAGATCATGAATGTGCTGACAGAAAGTCAG GCAGAGATGGAGAAGGAGCAGGAAGAGCAGAAGCAACAGGCCTGTCAGATTCTGTCCGACGCGCAGGCGCAGTTGGTGCACAAGATCAGGGGGCAGGAAGTGGAGGACGAGTGtcaggaagagagaaataggcGGGAAAACATCATGGACGCACTGATGGGGAAGAAAGAGAAG ATGGTGCGTACGGACAGTTTTACTGACCTGCTGAAGTCACTGTCCGAGACAGACGACAAGATGGGGGACGTACAGGACCAGTTCATGTCGGCTTTCTTCCGCATGGAG GATGACGAcgaacaagaacaagaagaatTACAAGACCTTTACAAAGGAATGAGGGGCGACATGGTGTCTGAGATCCTACATGCCTCCGGGGGTATCCGCTCTCAAGTCCAT ACGGAGAGTGAGCGCAAGGACATTCTGTTTGAGTCGCACAACCTGTACAACAAGGAGTCCGTGGAGTCCGCGGTGATGGAGTCACGTGGTAAGGTGTTCGACACCATGGAGGGGGTCACGGAGGAGATGGCGCGCCTCTACGCAGGGGTCCAG ATGAACCTGGGTCAGAAGCAGGAGAAGGCAGAGTTCAAGAGGAAAACTTCTCACTCAACCACCATGCAGGAACTCTCCAAAAG GAGCCTGAAGCAGCAGGTTCACCGCGCGATGGCGCAGGAGCGGGCCCGTCGGATCCGTGAGGCGGCAGAAATGGCCAAGCGCCCCGACCCCGGAAGGATCATGCTCCGGGAGCTGGTGGGACAAGTACAGGAGGAAATGCTCATCAAGAAGTTCCACGGAAGAAAG GTGGCGTACCGTGAGCCAGAGCGGAGTCCGTACAGTGAGGAGGAGAGCGAGCAGGACCGGATGTTACGTAATATCCGGCTCAGCGCCCGCCGAAGGTCATGCGCAATAGCAAACTGA
- the LOC136425573 gene encoding zinc finger and BTB domain-containing protein 18.2-like has product MAALMPHTCEYPALPTYILTCLQDQRQTGRMCDVNIKVGSSSFPAHRCVLCACSGYFKALFTDSDASSVELRLVTEKGVSVLLDYMYTARLQLTAGVAQEVMLAAVYLQVTDIMEDCTAYLGRTFQQSQLAGQRSTVSMATVSQHGRQDSSDRDNNFSEEEGESQRRIHVHQSGEPSRRRVSRDTSKDAVNHMVQGGSRLDRVHDGRSNSSNHKAVSKANVGNRLKGVHDGRASLTNHTSALSSEVGSRQEGVHDGRASSTNQMPALQLEVGNRPAGVHDGRASSTNHISGSQSTVGYKLEEVSDGTEEEVNKTVCIQSSQDNSMDVLSSSPVIVKQEPAENDANLSSEIQNSSSIVEHQLYSEFPDCTFGSSAESRSLAVTAESSSHSVDRINTIANTLFQQQQEFYKDGANSQHNQSNAVFQPGNQNIQTFATGAYGPLNSLQGLFPMPSDPLIPVDLWPVTSDTRSAGIDTSFYSRPQNKHVCVKCGAAFKYASSLRAHKLYKHSNARPFICSTCGYSFKDKSMLKRHSRVHKKWPQTCSSLPTQVGIAAVDKTSCAADNMPVPSSVCTTPTTLTGTGNTSVEGSCTSASWSEDSPQVQRHSDVSMMSDQSSIDGTEAPTLWTTTEGGSLLQAGLQGHQNNRKEEDDANTCDRTAPPALSPGNAARQSTGNETISQVNMFATMLPRSTSMLLTSEGQSDIQGRTLESSMMRGGGDLGDSNPRSHQQTTLRCGQAVVTCPSALQHQGSVGNTTVSYSNAGSFTSIPGASTSIQSMSSLSVMADGASPSQHHPVAMETSAGTSPKVFCCTECSAVFKYDSSLRAHKLYKHSNARPFVCQDCGYAFKAKGMLLRHRRSQHPKPDGL; this is encoded by the exons GTAGGGAGCAGTAGTTTCCCTGCCCATCGGTGTGTCCTGTGTGCGTGTTCTGGGTACTTCAAGGCCCTGTTCACTGACAGCGATGCGAGCAGCGTGGAGTTACGGCTGGTGACAGAGAAGGGCGTGTCCGTGCTGCTGGACTACATGTACACGGCCAGGCTCCAGCTGACAGCAGGGGTCGCGCAGGAGGTCATGCTGGCCGCAGTGTACCTACAG GTGACTGACATCATGGAGGACTGTACAGCCTACCTGGGTCGCACCTTCCAGCAGAGCCAGTtggcaggtcagaggtcaacagtttccatggcaaccgtgtCTCAGCATGGACGGCAAGACAGCAGTGATAGAGACAACAATTTttcagaagaagaaggag AGTCTCAGAGAAGAATCCATGTACATCAGTCTGGGGAGCCAAGCAGACGCAGGGTGTCAAGAGACACGTCAAAAGATGCTGTCAATCATATGGTTCAGGGTGGAAGTCGATTGGACAGAGTGCATGATGGGAGATCCAATTCATCCAATCACAAGGCTGTTAGCAAGGCCAATGTTGGAAACAGGCTGAAAGGAGTGCATGATGGGAGAGCCAGTTTGACCAATCACACGTCTGCTCTCTCATCTGAGGTAGGAAGCAGACAGGAAGGAGTGCATGATGGGAGAGCTAGCTCAACCAATCAAATGCCTGCCCTCCAGCTTGAGGTAGGAAACAGACCTGCAGGAGTGCATGATGGGAGAGCCAGCTCAACCAATCACATATCTGGTAGCCAGTCTACTGTAGGATACAAACTGGAAGAAGTTTCTGATGGAACTGAGGAAGAAGTAAACAAAACTGTTTGCATACAGTCTAGCCAGGACAACAGCATGGATGTGTTAAGTTCATCTCCTgtcattgtgaaacaagaacCTGCCGAAAATGATGCAAACCTTTCTTCAGAAATCCAAAACAGTTCCTCTATTGTTGAGCATCAGTTGTACTCAGAGTTTCCAGACTGTACATTTGGCTCCAGCGCCGAATCCCGTTCCCTAGCCGTTACTGCGGAATCAAGTAGTCATTCCGTTGATCGGATAAACACAATCGCAAATACTTTGTTTCAGCAGCAACAAGAATTTTACAAAGATGGAGCAAATAGTCAGCATAATCAAAGCAATGCTGTTTTTCAACCTGGGAAccaaaatattcaaacattcgCAACAGGTGCTTATGGACCTTTGAACTCTCTACAAGGTCTCTTCCCAATGCCCTCTGACCCACTGATACCAGTTGACCTTTGGCCTGTGACCTCTGACACAAGGTCAGCTGGCATTGACACCAGTTTCTACAGCAGGCCCCAGAACAAGCATGTCTGTGTGAAGTGCGGAGCAGCGTTCAAATACGCGAGTTCTCTCCGCGCTCACAAACTTTACAAACATTCCAACGCCCGTCCTTTCATTTGTTCTACTTGCGGATACAGCTTCAAGGACAAAAGCATGCTGAAACGGCATTCTAGAGTGCACAAAAAATGGCCCCAAACTTGTAGCTCCTTACCAACACAAGTAGGTATTGCTGCCGTTGATAAAACTTCTTGTGCTGCTGATAATATGCCAGTACCTAGCAGTGTGTGTACTACACCTACTACACTTACTGGAACAGGCAACACAAGCGTGGAGGGATCCTGTACAAGTGCGTCATGGAGTGAGGACAGCCCACAAGTCCAGAGACACAGTGATGTTAGTATGATGTCAGATCAAAGTAGCATTGATGGTACAGAAGCCCCAACACTCTGGACTACCACTGAAGGTGGTTCACTTCTGCAGGCTGGCCTACAAGGCCATCAGAACAACAGGAAAGAGGAAGATGATGCTAACACTTGTGATAGAACAGCGCCCCCTGCTCTTAGTCCTGGAAATGCAGCAAGACAATCCACAGGCAATGAAACTATCAGTCAGGTTAACATGTTTGCAACAATGTTGCCTCGGTCGACTTCTATGTTGTTGACGTCCGAGGGTCAGTCAGATATTCAAGGTCGTACACTAGAGTCATCCATGATGAGGGGAGGGGGTGACCTTGGTGACAGCAACCCAAGGTCACACCAACAGACGACCTTGAGATGCGGACAGGCTGTTGTAACATGTCCGTCCGCATTACAACATCAAGGTAGCGTAGGGAATACTACTGTAAGTTACAGCAACGCTGGCTCTTTTACGTCTATTCCCGGCGCTTCAACTAGTATACAGAGTATGTCATCGTTATCTGTGATGGCCGATGGAGCGAGTCCGTCACAACATCATCCTGTCGCCATGGAAACCTCAGCGGGGACGTCGCCGAAAGTGTTCTGCTGTACGGAGTGTAGCGCCGTGTTTAAGTACGACAGTTCTCTCCGCGCACACAAGCTGTACAAACACAGCAACGCGCGCCCGTTCGTGTGCCAGGACTGCGGATACGCCTTTAAAGCAAAGGGGATGTTACTACGCCATAGAAGGTCGCAGCACCCCAAACCTGACGGACTGTAA